The following coding sequences are from one Streptomyces angustmyceticus window:
- the ftsE gene encoding cell division ATP-binding protein FtsE: MIRFDNVSKTYPKQNRPALRDVSLEIERGEFVFLVGSSGSGKSTFLRLLLREERASHGHVHVLGKDLGKLSNWKVPQMRRQVGTVFQDFRLLPNKTVGENVAFALEVIGKPRGQIRKTVPEVLELVGLGGKEDRMPGELSGGEQQRVAIARAFVNRPMLLIADEPTGNLDPQTSVGIMKLLDRINRTGTTVVMATHDQQIVDQMRKRVMELEKGRLVRDQSRGVYGYQH, encoded by the coding sequence GTGATCCGATTCGACAACGTCTCCAAGACTTACCCGAAGCAGAACCGCCCTGCACTCAGGGACGTCTCGCTCGAAATCGAGCGCGGCGAGTTCGTCTTCCTGGTGGGGTCCTCGGGCTCCGGTAAGTCCACCTTCCTGAGGCTGCTGCTGCGCGAGGAGCGCGCCAGCCACGGCCATGTGCATGTGCTGGGCAAGGACCTCGGGAAGCTCTCCAACTGGAAGGTCCCGCAGATGCGGCGCCAGGTGGGCACGGTCTTCCAGGACTTCCGGCTGCTCCCCAACAAGACCGTCGGGGAGAACGTCGCCTTCGCCCTCGAAGTGATCGGCAAGCCGCGCGGCCAGATCCGCAAGACGGTTCCCGAGGTCCTCGAACTCGTCGGTCTCGGCGGCAAGGAGGACCGGATGCCCGGTGAGCTCTCCGGTGGTGAGCAGCAGCGCGTCGCCATCGCCCGGGCCTTCGTCAACCGGCCCATGCTGCTCATCGCGGACGAGCCCACCGGCAACCTCGACCCGCAGACCTCGGTCGGCATCATGAAGCTGCTGGACCGGATCAACCGGACCGGTACGACGGTGGTCATGGCCACCCACGACCAGCAGATCGTCGACCAGATGCGCAAGCGGGTCATGGAACTCGAAAAGGGCCGGCTCGTACGCGACCAGTCGCGCGGCGTGTACGGCTACCAGCACTAA
- a CDS encoding S41 family peptidase gives MSGPCSYDRPRRIRRGAALTLFLASVLATGAATGTWSQGPQGPARRPAPEGRALAAHTPRSATADRAAVERAAAEAVADGKSGAQAAADVVSRSGDRWSTIYSPGEFKDFQAQLDGGYVGVGLWVRQARHGRIEVSRVQPGGPAARAGVAVGDRLRAVDGRASRGAPVTEVVARLRGAAVGASRGPAAVGSPVTLDLQRGTRHWSATLHRARLRSRNVVVDRPAGAHGPTRVKIAAFAKGTGAAVRRAVRDASPEGGMLLDLRGNTGGLVTEAVAAASAFLDGGLVATYDVRGSQRALYAHRGGDTRLPLVVLVDGGTMSAAELLSGALQDRGRALVVGSRTFGKGSVQMPSTLPDGSVAELTVGHYRTPAGRNVDGDGLTPDVVVGSGAEKRARTVLSGLGGGA, from the coding sequence ATGTCGGGCCCGTGTTCGTACGACCGGCCCCGCCGCATTCGCCGCGGGGCGGCCCTGACGTTGTTCCTCGCGAGCGTGCTCGCCACCGGCGCCGCGACCGGCACCTGGAGCCAGGGCCCGCAGGGCCCGGCCCGGCGGCCCGCCCCGGAGGGCAGGGCCCTCGCCGCTCACACACCCCGCTCCGCCACCGCGGACCGCGCGGCCGTCGAACGGGCCGCCGCCGAGGCCGTCGCGGACGGCAAGTCCGGTGCCCAGGCCGCCGCCGACGTCGTCAGCCGCAGCGGAGACCGCTGGTCGACGATCTACAGTCCCGGCGAGTTCAAGGACTTCCAGGCGCAGTTGGACGGCGGCTACGTCGGCGTCGGGCTCTGGGTGCGGCAGGCCCGGCACGGCCGGATCGAGGTGTCGCGGGTGCAGCCCGGCGGCCCCGCGGCGCGGGCCGGTGTCGCCGTGGGCGACCGGCTGCGCGCGGTGGACGGCCGGGCCTCCCGGGGCGCGCCGGTCACCGAGGTCGTCGCCCGGCTGCGCGGCGCCGCCGTCGGCGCGAGCCGCGGTCCGGCCGCGGTCGGCAGCCCGGTGACGCTGGACCTGCAGCGCGGCACCCGCCACTGGTCGGCCACCTTGCACCGCGCGCGGCTCAGATCCCGCAACGTCGTCGTCGACCGCCCGGCCGGGGCGCACGGCCCGACCCGCGTCAAGATCGCCGCGTTCGCCAAGGGCACCGGCGCCGCGGTCCGCCGGGCGGTGCGCGACGCCTCCCCGGAGGGCGGCATGCTGCTCGACCTGCGCGGCAACACCGGCGGCCTGGTCACCGAGGCCGTGGCGGCCGCGTCCGCCTTCCTCGACGGCGGGCTGGTCGCGACGTACGACGTCCGCGGCAGCCAGCGCGCGCTGTACGCCCACCGCGGCGGCGACACCCGTCTCCCGCTGGTCGTCCTCGTGGACGGCGGCACGATGAGCGCCGCCGAGCTGCTGTCCGGCGCGCTCCAGGACCGGGGGCGGGCGCTCGTGGTGGGGTCGCGGACCTTCGGCAAGGGCTCGGTGCAGATGCCCAGCACGCTGCCGGACGGTTCGGTCGCCGAGCTGACCGTCGGCCACTACCGCACCCCGGCCGGCCGGAATGTCGACGGCGACGGACTCACCCCGGACGTCGTCGTGGGCAGCGGCGCGGAGAAACGGGCCCGCACAGTATTGAGTGGCCTCGGGGGCGGGGCGTAG
- the ftsX gene encoding permease-like cell division protein FtsX — MRAQFVLSEIGVGLRRNLTMTFAVIVSVALSLGLFGASLLMRDQVSTMKGYWYDKVNVSIFFCNKNDADTGANCAKGAATQQQKNDIKAELDRLPIVQKPVVYESSDQAYKHYKEQFGDTPVAGLVTPDQLPESFRVKLKDPTKYAVIKSAFSERPGVQEVQDQRDTVEPLFNLLNGMNIAALVVMGLMLVVALMLIVNTVRVSAFSRRRETGIMRLVGASSFYIQMPFILEAAIAGLLGAAFACVLIVGGKYVLVNNWLAKKIQVINFIGWDSVAAVLPLVLLIGLLMPALAAFFALRKYLKV; from the coding sequence ATGCGCGCCCAGTTCGTCCTGTCGGAGATCGGCGTCGGTCTCCGCCGAAACCTCACGATGACCTTCGCCGTCATCGTCTCCGTAGCCCTCTCGCTCGGCCTGTTCGGCGCCTCGCTGCTGATGCGCGACCAGGTCAGCACGATGAAGGGCTACTGGTACGACAAGGTCAACGTCTCCATCTTCTTCTGCAACAAGAACGACGCCGACACCGGCGCCAACTGCGCCAAGGGCGCCGCCACCCAGCAGCAGAAGAACGACATCAAGGCCGAGCTCGACCGGCTGCCGATCGTGCAGAAGCCGGTGGTCTACGAGTCCAGCGACCAGGCGTACAAGCACTACAAGGAGCAGTTCGGCGACACCCCCGTGGCCGGGCTGGTCACGCCCGACCAGCTTCCGGAGTCCTTCCGCGTCAAGCTCAAGGACCCGACGAAGTACGCCGTCATCAAGTCGGCGTTCTCCGAGCGGCCCGGTGTCCAGGAGGTGCAGGACCAACGGGACACCGTCGAGCCGCTGTTCAACCTCCTCAACGGCATGAACATCGCCGCGCTGGTCGTGATGGGGCTGATGCTGGTCGTTGCGCTGATGCTGATCGTCAACACCGTGCGGGTGTCGGCGTTCAGCCGGCGGCGGGAGACCGGGATCATGCGGCTGGTGGGAGCGTCCAGCTTCTACATCCAGATGCCGTTCATCCTGGAGGCCGCCATCGCGGGCCTGCTGGGCGCCGCCTTCGCCTGCGTGCTGATCGTCGGCGGCAAGTACGTCCTGGTCAACAACTGGCTGGCGAAGAAGATCCAGGTGATCAACTTCATCGGCTGGGACTCGGTGGCGGCGGTCCTCCCGCTGGTCCTCCTGATCGGGCTGCTGATGCCCGCGCTCGCCGCGTTCTTCGCGTTGCGCAAGTACCTCAAGGTGTGA
- the smpB gene encoding SsrA-binding protein SmpB: MAKDKGKDKTPGRKLVAQHKKARHDYLILDTYECGLVLTGTEVKSLRQGRASLVDGFIQIDRGEAWLHNVHIPEYAQGTWTNHSARRKRKLLMHRAEIDKLESKSQESGHTIVPLALYFKDGRAKVEIALAKGKKEYDKRQTLREQQDRRETDRAISAARRRQRA; the protein is encoded by the coding sequence ATGGCTAAGGACAAGGGCAAGGATAAGACCCCCGGGCGCAAGCTCGTGGCGCAGCACAAGAAGGCGCGGCACGACTACCTCATCCTGGACACCTACGAGTGCGGCCTGGTGCTGACCGGCACCGAGGTGAAGTCGCTGCGGCAGGGCCGGGCGTCGCTGGTGGACGGTTTCATCCAGATCGACCGGGGCGAGGCGTGGCTGCACAACGTGCACATCCCCGAATACGCCCAGGGCACCTGGACGAACCACAGCGCGCGGCGCAAGCGGAAGCTGCTGATGCACCGCGCCGAGATCGACAAGCTGGAGTCCAAGAGCCAGGAGTCGGGGCACACGATCGTGCCGCTGGCCCTCTATTTCAAGGACGGCCGGGCCAAGGTCGAGATCGCCCTGGCCAAGGGCAAGAAGGAGTACGACAAGCGGCAGACGCTCCGCGAGCAGCAGGACCGTCGGGAGACGGACCGCGCGATCTCGGCGGCGCGGCGGCGGCAGCGGGCCTGA